Proteins encoded together in one Alkalihalobacillus sp. TS-13 window:
- the pruA gene encoding L-glutamate gamma-semialdehyde dehydrogenase produces MVVPYKHEPFTDFSVKENREAFEEALKKVENELLGKDYDLIINGEYVSTDEKIVSINPANKEEVIGRVSKANQELAEKAMQSADKAFETWRKVDPEERANVLFRAAAEIRRRKHEFSALMVKEAGKPWKEADADTAEAIDFLEYYGRQMLEIKDGKPIQSRSIEHNQYKYIPLGVGITISPWNFPFAIMAGTTVAPIVTGNTVILKPASATPVVAAWFADVMLKAGTPAGVLNYLPGSGSEVGDYLVDHPRTRFISFTGSRDVGTRIWERAAKIQDGQKWLKRVIVEMGGKDTVCVDSDADLDLAAQSIVFSAFGFAGQKCSAGSRAVVHQDIYDEVLERAVKLTKELTTGSPIEHNTYMGPVIDKGAYDKIMSYIEIGKEEGRLVAGGEGDDSKGFFIQPTIFADLDPKARLMQEEIFGPVVAFSKARDFDHMLEIANNTEYGLTGALLTNDRDKIKRAKEDFHVGNLYFNRGCTGAIVGYQPFGGFNMSGTDSKAGGPDYLVQHMQPKTTSEGL; encoded by the coding sequence ATGGTAGTACCTTACAAACACGAGCCATTTACTGATTTTTCCGTGAAGGAGAATCGTGAAGCTTTTGAAGAGGCTTTGAAAAAAGTCGAGAACGAATTATTAGGTAAAGACTATGACCTGATCATCAATGGAGAGTATGTCTCTACGGATGAAAAGATCGTATCGATCAATCCTGCGAATAAGGAAGAGGTCATCGGGCGTGTTTCCAAAGCGAACCAAGAGCTCGCTGAAAAGGCGATGCAATCTGCGGACAAAGCTTTTGAAACTTGGCGCAAGGTAGATCCGGAAGAACGTGCCAACGTATTATTCCGTGCAGCTGCAGAAATTCGCCGCCGTAAGCATGAATTCTCTGCTTTGATGGTAAAAGAAGCAGGTAAGCCGTGGAAGGAAGCGGACGCTGATACAGCTGAAGCGATTGATTTCCTGGAGTATTACGGACGTCAAATGCTTGAAATCAAAGACGGTAAACCGATCCAAAGTCGTTCTATCGAACACAACCAATACAAATACATTCCTTTAGGTGTTGGAATTACGATTTCTCCATGGAACTTCCCGTTTGCGATCATGGCTGGAACAACAGTTGCACCGATCGTCACTGGTAACACTGTCATTTTAAAACCAGCAAGTGCGACTCCAGTTGTTGCAGCTTGGTTCGCGGATGTCATGCTGAAAGCTGGAACTCCTGCAGGTGTATTGAACTACTTGCCAGGAAGCGGTTCTGAAGTCGGTGACTATCTTGTTGATCACCCAAGAACTCGTTTCATCAGCTTCACAGGTTCCCGTGATGTCGGTACACGTATCTGGGAACGTGCAGCAAAAATCCAGGACGGCCAAAAGTGGCTTAAGCGCGTAATCGTGGAAATGGGCGGAAAAGATACAGTCTGTGTCGACAGTGATGCTGACTTAGATCTAGCAGCTCAATCCATCGTATTCTCTGCATTCGGATTCGCTGGGCAAAAATGTTCCGCTGGTTCCCGTGCAGTCGTTCACCAGGACATTTACGATGAAGTTCTTGAAAGAGCTGTCAAGCTTACGAAAGAACTTACTACTGGTAGCCCGATTGAACATAACACGTACATGGGACCGGTCATTGATAAAGGTGCTTATGACAAGATCATGAGCTATATCGAAATCGGAAAGGAAGAAGGCCGCCTCGTTGCTGGTGGTGAAGGTGATGATTCTAAAGGTTTCTTCATCCAACCTACGATTTTCGCTGACCTTGATCCGAAAGCGCGCCTCATGCAGGAAGAAATCTTCGGACCAGTTGTTGCATTCAGTAAAGCACGTGACTTTGACCACATGCTTGAAATTGCGAACAACACGGAGTATGGTCTGACTGGAGCACTTCTTACAAACGACCGCGATAAAATCAAGCGTGCGAAAGAAGACTTCCATGTTGGTAACCTATACTTCAACCGTGGATGTACAGGAGCAATCGTCGGATATCAACCATTCGGTGGATTCAACATGTCTGGAACTGACTCCAAAGCTGGTGGACCAGACTACCTCGTACAGCACATGCAACCGAAGACAACATCAGAAGGACTATAA
- a CDS encoding YitT family protein → MDGLFEPKLQTKSQHKKLSKTQLAKRIILVPLGALLVAIGLEIFLVPNQIIDGGIVGVSIILSHLSGIKLGYLLLILNLPFFFIGYKQIGKTFALTTLFGVTTLSICTLWLHPVPVLTDDPLLASVFGGIILGIGVGLVIRYGGSLDGTEILAILFNKATPFSLGEVVMFFNLFILGSAGFVFGWERAMYSLIAYFIAFKMIDITIEGFESSKSVWIISDRHKEIAETLNARLGRGVTYLNGEGAYTGDAKKVIFCVITRLEEAKLKSIVEELDPTAFLAVGDIHDVKGGRFRKRNIH, encoded by the coding sequence TTGGACGGACTGTTTGAACCAAAACTACAAACAAAGTCTCAACATAAAAAGTTATCGAAAACGCAGCTTGCAAAACGGATCATTCTAGTTCCGCTTGGAGCATTGCTCGTTGCGATAGGCTTGGAAATCTTTTTGGTTCCTAATCAGATCATCGATGGTGGCATTGTCGGTGTTTCCATCATTCTATCACACTTGAGTGGTATTAAACTCGGGTACTTGCTTCTCATTTTGAATCTTCCATTCTTTTTCATAGGTTATAAACAAATCGGTAAAACCTTTGCCCTCACAACATTGTTCGGTGTCACTACTCTCTCCATATGCACCTTATGGTTACACCCCGTTCCTGTACTGACGGATGATCCATTACTGGCTTCTGTATTCGGGGGGATCATTTTAGGAATCGGAGTCGGCCTGGTCATCCGGTATGGCGGGTCATTGGATGGGACAGAAATCCTCGCGATCCTCTTCAATAAAGCTACACCATTCTCCTTAGGCGAAGTTGTCATGTTCTTCAACCTTTTCATTCTAGGAAGTGCAGGTTTCGTATTCGGCTGGGAACGGGCTATGTATTCCTTGATCGCATACTTCATCGCTTTTAAAATGATTGATATCACCATTGAAGGATTCGAGTCTTCCAAATCCGTATGGATCATTAGTGATCGGCATAAAGAGATTGCAGAAACGTTGAATGCCAGATTAGGAAGGGGTGTCACATATTTGAACGGTGAAGGTGCTTATACCGGAGATGCGAAGAAGGTTATTTTCTGTGTCATCACCCGTCTGGAAGAAGCGAAACTCAAAAGCATTGTAGAGGAACTCGATCCTACAGCATTTTTAGCAGTCGGTGACATCCATGACGTCAAAGGCGGTCGTTTCAGGAAAAGAAATATTCATTGA